CACTCTCCACTGGTCTGAATTCCGTGGCGACCAGCTGGACCCTGGATATCCAGGAGCGCCTCTCCAAAAAGGAGATGAGCTTTAAACTGCAGACAAGGATTGCGCAGTTTGTATCTCTGGGTGTGGGGATTGTTGCAATTTTGATTTCCATGGTGCTGGCGAACGGAGAGATTAAGTCCGCATACGAATGGTTCAATGGTTTTATGGGGCTGGTCCTCGGAGTTCTGGGTGGAACCTTCGTGCTGGGCGCTTTTACAAAAGTGGCGACCACACTGGGCGCGTATGTGGCATTTGGCGTTTCGGCAGTCGTCATCATCTGGGTGAAATATACGCAGCCGGAGGTCTCCATCTGGTCCTATTCACTGATTACCATAGGAATCTCCGTCGTGGTCGGCCTGGTCGTCAGTTATATTCACAGGGCGGTTACGGGAAACAGAGAGCTGCCGGATGATAAAACGACCATTTACGGCATCGGCAAAAAGAAGGAGGAGGCGTAACGGATGATATTTGGAAATCTGCATCAGCTGTCGGAATATGATTTTCTGAAAGAAAATATCAAATCTTGTTTTGCATATGCAGCAGAACATGACCTGGTTTCGTATGATACGGGACGACATGAGATTGACAAAGACAACCGATATGTTAATATTGTAGAATACAGAACGCAGGAAAGGGAACAGCGCTTTTTTGAGGCGCACAGGCAGTATCTGGATATTCATGTCATGCTGCGCGGAGAAGAACGGATTGATCTTAATTTTATCCGGAATATGAAACAGGGAGAATTTGTGCCGGAGGATGATTTTCTTCCGCTGGAAGGCAGTGCAGCCGGCCATGCTGTGCTGCAGCCGGGAGACTTTCTGATCTGTTTTCCGGATGACGGCCATATGACGGGTATACAGACGGGAGAACCGCAGACGATAAAAAAAGCAATTTTCAAGGTGAAAATCCAGTAACTGTCACCGAAAGACAAACCATGAGGTTTGTCTTTTGTGGCAGTCTTTATCAGGAAAGAAAGGGGGATCAGGGTTGAAATATTATGTAAGCATCGACATCGGGGGAACGGCTGTCAAATACGGGGTTCTGGATGAGAACGGTACGTTTGCTGAGAAAGATAAGATGGAAACCAGGGCGCAGGAAGGCGGAGCAGCCATTTTGGAGAAGGCCGTGGGGATCGTACAGCAGTACCTGGATGCATACCGTCCTGCGGGTATCTGTATTTCCACTGCCGGTATGGTAGACAGGGAAAAGGGAGAGATTTTTTATGCGGCTCCCTTGATTCCGGATTATGCGGGTACGAATTTTAAAAATACCATGGAGAAGAAATTCGGGATACCATGCGAGGTGGAAAATGACGTCAAGTGCGCAGGGCTTGCGGAGAGCATATCAGGGGCTGCACGCGGGAAAAAATATGCAGTCTGCCTGACGATAGGCACCGGAATCGGAGGCGCGATCATACTGGATGGAAAGGTCTTTCACGGTGCGTCCGGCAGTGCCTGTGAGGTTGGATACATGAAAATGGATGACAGCGACTTTCAGTCGCTTGGTGCCAGCAGTATCCTGAGTAAAAAGGTGGCGCAGAAAAAACAGGATAATTCCGGAAAATGGAATGGATACCGCATCTTTGAAGCTGCCCGGCAGGGTGATCAAGACTGTATCCAGGCGATCGATGAGCTGGCGGATGTGCTGGGAAAGGGAATCGCCAATATCTGCTGTGTGCTGAATCCGGAAATCGTGGTGCTGGGCGGAGGTATTATGACGCAGGAAGACTATCTGAAGGACAGAGTCCAAAAGGCGCTGAAAAAATATCTGGTATCAAGTATCGAGGAACATACAGAGCTTGCGTTTGCCAGACACAGAAACGACGCGGGAATGCTGGGGGCCTTTTATAACTTTAAACAGAGACAGTGCAGATGAGGATCAGAGGATGGAAGTTTATGCAAAAACAGTGATTCCTGTCATCGAATCGAATTACGGGAAGCTGACGACCGTGGAGCGCAATATTGCCGATTTTTTCATTGAAAACCGAACAAAGATGGATTTTTCAGCACGGGCCATATCTGAGCAGCTGTTTGTATCGGAGGCATCGTTATCACGTTTTGCAAAAAAATGCGGCTACAGAGGATACCGGGAATTTATTTATCAGTATGAGGAGGGTTTTGCGGAGCGGACAGAGGCGATGGCGGGAAATACAAGGACAGTTCTGAACACGTACCAGGAGCTTCTGAACAAAACATACAATCTGGAGGATGAAGCACAGATTGCGAGAGTGTGCAGTTACATGGCAAAGGCATCCAGAGTATTTGTAAGCGGACTCGGAAGTTCGGGACTTGCCGCCAGGGAGATGGAGCTTCGTTTTATGCGCATCGGTGTGGATATCGACACCATAAACGATCCGGATGTCATCCGCATGCGTTCCGTATTCCAGAATGAGAGGTGTATGATCATCGGCATCAGTATCAGCGGTGAGAATGAGGCCGTGCGTTATCTTCTGAAAGAAGGCCACAAACGGCGCGCACGCACGGTGCTTTTGACTGCGACAAATAAAGATGAGTTTGGAAATTACTGTGACGAGGTGGTTCTGCTTCCATCGCTGGCCCATCTGAACCATGGAAATGTCATTTCTCCCCAGTTCCCGATTCTCGTGATGATCGATATCCTGTATTCATATTATGTGAACCTGGACAAATATGAAAAGGAAATGCTGCATGATGATACGTTGAAAGCACTGCGCGAAAGAGGATAAAACCATATAATATAGTAAACCAAATTTGGAGGAACTTATGAAAATTTATACGACAAATGACTATCAGGAGATGAGCAGAAAGGCGGCTCACATCATCGCATCACAGATCATACTGAAGCCGGACAGTGTCCTGGGGCTCGCGACCGGTTCCACTCC
The Ruminococcus gauvreauii genome window above contains:
- a CDS encoding YhcH/YjgK/YiaL family protein, whose product is MIFGNLHQLSEYDFLKENIKSCFAYAAEHDLVSYDTGRHEIDKDNRYVNIVEYRTQEREQRFFEAHRQYLDIHVMLRGEERIDLNFIRNMKQGEFVPEDDFLPLEGSAAGHAVLQPGDFLICFPDDGHMTGIQTGEPQTIKKAIFKVKIQ
- a CDS encoding ROK family protein, with amino-acid sequence MKYYVSIDIGGTAVKYGVLDENGTFAEKDKMETRAQEGGAAILEKAVGIVQQYLDAYRPAGICISTAGMVDREKGEIFYAAPLIPDYAGTNFKNTMEKKFGIPCEVENDVKCAGLAESISGAARGKKYAVCLTIGTGIGGAIILDGKVFHGASGSACEVGYMKMDDSDFQSLGASSILSKKVAQKKQDNSGKWNGYRIFEAARQGDQDCIQAIDELADVLGKGIANICCVLNPEIVVLGGGIMTQEDYLKDRVQKALKKYLVSSIEEHTELAFARHRNDAGMLGAFYNFKQRQCR
- a CDS encoding MurR/RpiR family transcriptional regulator; translated protein: MEVYAKTVIPVIESNYGKLTTVERNIADFFIENRTKMDFSARAISEQLFVSEASLSRFAKKCGYRGYREFIYQYEEGFAERTEAMAGNTRTVLNTYQELLNKTYNLEDEAQIARVCSYMAKASRVFVSGLGSSGLAAREMELRFMRIGVDIDTINDPDVIRMRSVFQNERCMIIGISISGENEAVRYLLKEGHKRRARTVLLTATNKDEFGNYCDEVVLLPSLAHLNHGNVISPQFPILVMIDILYSYYVNLDKYEKEMLHDDTLKALRERG